The window AATCCAATCCGGAATACGCTCTTGCCGCCATAGGCAAGGCATTTGAAGCCGGTGCGGAAGTGCTTGTGCTCTGCGACACCAACGGCGGAACCCTCCCCTCCGAGGTTTCAACCATCATAGCCGAAGTGCGCAAGGCACTGCCGGAAGCCAACATAGGCATCCATACGCACAACGACTGCGAAATGGCAGTTGCCAACTCCATAGCGGCCGTACAGGCAGGTGCTGTACATATTCAGGGAACCATGAACGGTGTGGGCGAGCGCTGCGGCAACGCCAACCTCTGCTCCATCATTCCCGTTCTTGAACTGAAGTGTAACGGTGCTTACACCACCATACCGCGCGAGAAGTTGCAGCTTATTACGGCAGCCTCCGCATACGTCTCCGATGTCGCCAACCTGCAGCCCTTCAGCCGCCAGCCCTTTGTGGGACGTTCGGCTTTTGCGCACAAGGGCGGTATCCATGCCAGCGCCGTCAACCGCCTGGCAATGCTGTACGAACACGTAGACCCCAAGGAAGTGGGCAACCGCCAGCGCGTGCTGCTCACGGAACTGGCCGGTCGCGCCAACATCGTAAGCATGGCCCGCCGGTTCGGCTTCCATCTGGATAAAGACGAACCTGTGGTGAAGGGCCTGCTCAACGAGCTGAAAACCCGCTCCAGCATGGGCTATGACTATGCTGCCGCGGAAGCCTCGGTTGAACTGCTACTGCTCAAGAAACTGGCCCGCCGCGGGGTCCGTGAATTCTTCAACCTTGTCCAGTTCCGCGTACTGGAACAGAAGGATTCACAGGGCAGGGAGCCCTTCTCTGAAGCTTCTGTCATGGTCGAAGTTGAAGGCATAACCGAGCATACTGCCGCAACGGGCCGGGGCCCGGTCAACGCGCTGGACAACGCACTGCGTAAGGCGCTGATCGGCTTCTATCCCCGCCTCAATGAAATGCGTCTGCTCGACTTCAAGGTACGCGTCATGACTGCGACCAACCCTGACGGGGGCGGCACAGCATCCGTCGTGCGCGTACTCATTGAGTCCGGCGACCATCAGTCCCGCTGGGTGACAGTCGGCGTCTCGTACAACATTATCGAGGCAAGCTGGCAGGCTCTTGTGGATTCCATCACGTACAAACTCTACAAAGACGAGTACGAGAAACGGAAAAACGAGCAGGAAGCCTAGCCCTCCAAAGAATAAAAGGCCGGAACTTGAGTTCCGGCCTTTCTTATTGGCTTTTGGTAAAAACGTCGGAAGGATATCGCCATACACGCCGCTAGTCGTTCAGCGCGGGGCAGAGAGGGGTATACGGTATGCGTAACGCGGATTAAGAAGCCTTGCGTTCCATCTCCATGCGGTACTGAACCACATCTTCAACCGTCAAAACAGGCATTTTATACTTCTTGCCCAGTTCGACAATGTCCGGCAGACGGGCCATGGAACCGTCCGGGTTGGTCACTTCACACAGTACGCCGCAAGGTTCGAGCCCTGCAAGGCGCATCAGGTCAACGGTTGCCTCCGTGTGGCCACGGCGGACAAGCACGCCGCCATCACGGGCGCGAAGCGGAAACACGTGCCCGGGACGATGCAAGTCGGCTGGTTTGGCCGTGGCGGATGCCGCGGCCTTGATCGTACGCACGCGGTCCGCTGCGGAAACACCGGTGGTTACGCCTTCGGCAGCCTCAATGCTGACCGTAAAGGCCGTCTGGTGTTTGCTGTCGTTCTTTTCCACCATCATGGGCAGCTTGAGCTGGCGCACTTTCTCATCCGTCAGGCACAGGCAGACGATGCCACTGCACTCACGGATAAGCATGGCCATCTGCTCCTGCGTCAGATGCTCTGCGGAAAAGATGAGATCTCCCTCGTTCTCTCTGTCCTCATCGTCAGAGACAAGTACGCCCTGCCCGTTGCGCAACGCTTCCAGCGCACGCTCAACACGCTCAAACGGGGTACCGAAAGAGGACAACAATGACTGATTCATGGTAACTACTCCTGTAGTATACAAACCAGAATCAGGGCGCGGAAAAAGACAGAAGCCGGAAAGAGACTCCGGCGCAGGGGACACGAATGCCCTCGGCGGGATGCTGACTGTCTTATACTCTTCCATCCGGACTATGACCGTCGGCTCTGGCATTTCACCAGATCTGCTGACCTCCGCATCCATTGACCATCGCCGGAGCGGAGCGCTCGCGGGCTCTCCGAAGCAACTCGGAATACCGCCGGTAGGGAGTTTCACCCTGCCCTGAGAATAAGCAGCCGGAATCTATCTCCCAATCCCCCGCCCTGTCAACAGCAGAGAGCATACCCATAAAAAAACCTCCCTGAACGGGAGGTTTTAAGACTGATAGAAGCCAAACGTCAGGCTATTGGCCGGAAACAATCACAAAGGTATTTGACTTGACGCCGGGAACGCATTTGGCAACACGGTTACGCCCGGCACCCTTGGCATAATACATCGCTTTATCCGCAGCATCGATCAAATTCTCCTGATAGGCCCCCTTCCATGAAGGGTCTGCCTCGGCGATACCGCTGGAAATGGTGATATTGATCCCCTTTCGAAGAATATCCCCATTACTGTCGCGAATAACAAAATTATAACGTTCCATGCGCTTGCGGATATCACTGGCAAGCTCTTCGGCAATAAGCGCAGAGGAACCACGAAGAATGACAGCAAACTCCTCGCCGCCATAACGGCAGGGATGCACCTCAAGCCCTTCACTGCCGAAAACTGCAATGGACTGACGAATAAGACATGCCACCGTAGTGAGAGCCTGATCGCCTATGCGATGGCCAAACTCGTCATTGAAGTCCTTAAAAAAGTCGATATCGAGCATCATCAGTGCAAGGGGAGCATTATTGTCCTTCCAGTCCGCAATGCCCCTCTCAAGCACCTCGTCAAAGGCACGGCGGTTATTGAGTCCGGTCAGCGCGTCGGTCTTGCTCAGTTGATCCAGCGTCTCCATATCCTGCTCCATCAGGTTGATCACCTCACGGAACGTGGCTTGAAGCAAGGAAACGATCTCTGCCGAATCCTGACCGCTCGTCACGGCCTCCACGCTACGGGCCTCCAGATGCTTTACATCACCCTTGCGACGCTGCATCAACCGCTTGAATTCCTCGGCGAGCTGCACCGTTTCCTGCAGGGCAGCATTGAGACGCTGCTCATAGGGAGCAACAAGAATCTCCCGGTCACGCATGAGCACTTCACTGAAGCGCTCCTCGCTGAAGTCCTGCTGCTTGAGCACATCGACCAGCAAGGCCTGAACCTGACTCTTCTGCATTTCGGAAAGATAGGAATAATCAGCCAACCCGCGCATATAGAGAATCAGAGTACGCCACTTTGCGTCACGCGGCACTCCGGCTTTATCCAGCATCTCGCAGAATTTGCCATCCTGCGTAAAGTCACAGGAAGTTGCACGGTTGCACTGAGGATCAAGTAAAGGCATTACCATTCAACCTGTATGAGCTAGATGGATCCAGCCCCCATAACCGGGAGCAAACACACTATGATTATGACTATTCCTGAATATGCCTCAAAAACAATCAGATGTCATCGCATTCTATTGGTCGGGCCAAATGCCGCAGTGGCGTGCGGGGCTATACCCAAACGCAAACGCCTCATCAATGCTTGAAAACTCAACCCTGTTCTTTCGTGCTATTCTTCCCGCTCCATCACAGGACGGGGTAAACAGGCGCATACTTCGACGATTGGCTACATAAAGCGCACCACCAGTGTTCATGCTTTTCAGAACTTGCCACATGCCGATACGAATCTTCAAGGCTCTGCGTTGCAAAGCAAGCAGGGAGTTGAAATACCCTTCGGGCAGATCGTCATGATAATAAACCATGGCAGCCCCCTCAGAGACCAGTATTTCGTTCACATTCTCCCCGCCCGGCAGCATGACTTCAGCCAAAGTGCGACCGTAACGATCTTTGGACGGAGAGGAAGGTCTGACGATCACGATGTTTCCCAGAACCATGGAAGCAAGAAGCGCACGTGCCTTGGCGGCATAAAACTGATCAGACGCGCCATTTTTCCCCATTTCCGGTGCATCTATCCCGAGCAGCCGGACCACCTCGCCATGAGCAAGGACAAGGGTATCGCCATCCGGCACAAAACGGACCACCGCCCTTATCTGCTGCTCTTTGCCGGCATCACCCGCAGATGCATCTGTAGCAGAGACTGCAACAAATGCGCATACAAAAAACAGAGTGAGGAGGCGTACCACCGCCGTGGACGCGTAAGCAACCCGTAACCGTAAGACAGAAATGCTTTTCATCTTCATACCTGAAAAAAAAGGGCGGCCCAGAGGCCGCCCTTTTGTCTGCTAGCTTTCGTAGTACGAACGCAGCGTCTGGCTACGCACAGGATGGCGAAGCTTTCGAAGCGCCTTGGCTTCGATCTGACGGATACGTTCACGAGTAACGTTGAAGAGCTTGCCCACTTCTTCCAGCGTGTGGTCGGACTTTTCGCCGATGCCGAAACGCTTGCGCAGTACCTGCTCCTCACGGGGAGTCAGATCTGCCAGCACGCTGGCAATCTGCTCGCCGAGCTTGGTGTTAACCACTTCTTCGGCAGGCGCAACAGCCTTCTTGTCTTCAATGAAATCGCCAAGGCTGGAATCTTCTTCGTCGCCAATGGGAGTTTCAAGAGAAATCGGCTCCTTGGCAATCTTGAGGACCTTCTTCACCTTGTCGATGGGATAGTCCATACGCTCCGCAATTTCTTCAGGAGTGGGGTCACGTCCCAGTTCCTGAACAAGGTAGCGGGAAGTGCGGATAAGCTTGTTGATCGTTTCGATCATGTGCACCGGAATACGGATGGTGCGCGCCTGATCCGCAATAGCGCGGGTGATGGCCTGACGAATCCACCATGTGGCGTACGTGGAGAACTTGTAGCCACGCTGGTATTCGAACTTGTCCACCGCCTTCATGAGACCGATGTTGCCTTCCTGGATCAGGTCGAGGAACTGCAGGCCACGGTTGGTGTACTTCTTGGCGATGCTCACCACGAGGCGCAGGTTGGAACGGATAAGTTCCTGCTTGGCACGCATGGCGGCGCTGTTGCCGCGCTTGATGCGCCAGAGCACTTCCTCAAGATCGGTCACGTTGTGACAGCACTTTTCCTGCAGGCGCTTGAGGATTTCGATCTTGCCCATGATCATTTCCTTGAAGGAGAACAGCTCCTCCACGGTCAGGCCAAGCTCGTCCGCAGCAACAACAGGATTGATTTCACGTTCCTCCAGCTTGGAGAACAGGGTCTGAATATCAGCCTGCGTCTTGCCGGTGGAAAGGATATACGCGGAAAGATCGCGCTGACAGTTATGCATCTGTCGCACATAGTCTTCCACAGTCTCGATAATGCGGTCGATGAGCGTCTTTTCCAGCTTGATGTCGCGCAGACGAAGGACGATCTCTTCCTTGTAGCTGATGATTTCCTTCTGCAGGCCGGCAACACGCTTGTCCAGCGTGGCGCACTCGTCCAGCTTCAGGTAAATCTTCTTGCGCTTCTTGTAGACGGACTTGATCTCATCAAGCAGCTTGATAACGCGTTCGCGCTGGTTGAGCTCGTCTTCGCTGGGATCATCTTCCTCAATGGTTTTAACCACATCCTTCAACTTGATGCGGTTTTCCTTGAGGTCGTCACCCACATGGATAAGCTCTTCAACAGCAACGGGCACTTCAACAAGGGCGTACAGTACGTCCTGCTCGCCCATTTCTATCTTCTTGGCGATGACAACTTCACCGTCACGGTCCAGCAGGGGCACAGCTCCCATTTCCCGCAGATACATGCGCACGGGGTCCGTGCTGCGGGTGGCGTAATCGGCAGAATCTTCATCGTCAGTCAGTTCAATATCGACCTCACCGGCATCCTCGTCAGACTCGCTGGGCGTAACGGCAATGGCCTTGCCTTCTTTTTCCGTGTCGACAATGGCAATGTCGAGCTGGTCAAAGATGCCGATGATCTCTTCGATCTGCTCAGGCGTGTTGACTTCGGCAGGCAGCGCCTTGTTGACCTCGTCAAAAGTCAAAAAGCCGCTGACCTTACCCTTGGCGATGAGGGTTTTGATCTGCTGGATGTCCTTAATATTCCCCATTGGACCTCCCCAAGGATTCTTTTAACACACGAAGAAATTCCATATCCGCGTCCGGTTCGCCACCCTGTTTCATATGCCGCATGGCGGCTACGAGGGATTGCCCTTGCTGCTGGCGGCGGTTTCGTTCCAGAAACTCGCAGACATCACGAAGCTCTTCCTGTTCCTTTTCAGCCGGAACCGAGCTTTCAACCCTGTTCCGTATCCAAAATTCCTTTTCTTTTCCACTAAGGTACATGGCGACATCGCCTGTACCGTATTCCAGGACCGCCTCCCACAACCGTTCTGCCCACGGCGACTGCAGCAATTCACGCCCGCCGTGCTCCTCAAGTACGGATTGCAGGTGCGGATAACGCACTAAAAACAAGAGAACAGTTTCTTCCAGCGGCACCGCCAACGAAGGCTTTACCGCAGGTGGTTGCGGAACAGACGGCTGGCGACGTGCGCCTCCCCTGTTCCCGGCAGGACCACCGGAGCGTCCGGCAGGAGCCTGGGCCTGCGCCCCCGACCATCCCTGTCGATCACCCTGTCTATTCTGATACTGACGATTCGGCTTTCCGCCCTGCCGCTGTGCATATGCCGGTCCACCTGCGGTGCGGCCACCCGCTTCTGGGTGCCAGCCCGGACCGTTTTCTATGCCATATCGGGTAGCGGCCGGTCGCTTCGGAGCCATGGTGCTGCGCAAATCCGCCTCATCAAGCCCCAAGCCACTGGCAAGCCGGGAAATATAAAACGAGCGCAGCTCAGGCTGCACCAGAGAATCCAGAAATTTCGTCACCCATTCCAGCACTTCGCGGGGAGCCCACTGCGAAACCGTGCTCATGCAGTAATCCACACCGTCCGGCGCCGCCTGCAGTTGCTGCTCAAAGGCTTCCGTGCCCTGCCCCTGCAACAGGCTGTCCACATCCTCGCCATCGGGCATGAGCACCACGCGGCATTGCATGCCCCGGCTCAGGATCATCTCACAGCTTTTGAGGGCCGCTTTTCTGCCGGCCTCGTCCCCGTCGAAAATAAGATCGATGCTGGAACAGAAACCGCCAAGCCGCTTCACCTGTTCAGGCGTCAGGGCCGTGCCAAGCACCCCGCAGGCATTCTCGTAACCGAACTGATGCAGGGTGAGAACGTCCATGTACCCTTCGGTGAGCAACGCGCGCTTCTGGGCAGTAATGGCTCTGCGCGCCTGAAACAGTCCGTAAAGGTGCTCACCTTTCTTGTAGATGGGCGTATCGCTGCTGTTGATGTACTTTGCCTGTTCCTTGGCCTCATCCTTCACGATGATGCGGCCGCCGAACGCGATAACCCGCCCTGCCAGATCCTTGATCGGAAAGATCAGTCTGCCACGGAAACGATCATATATATTGCCACGGTCATTGCGGGAAAGCAGACCGGATTCCACGCCCTGCTCCGGGGTAACCCCTTCCGCTTGCAGAGCATCGCCCAGCGAATGCCATTCATCCGGTGCCCAGCCAAGCTCAAAGGCTTCCACAATCTGCGGCGCCATGGAGCGGCCTGCAATATACTCACGACACTGCGTGCCCTTGGGAGACTGCAGACAAGCCGTGAAATGATTCCGTGCAATATCATACATGCGCAGGCACTGACGTCTGACATCACGATCCTGCTGCACGCGCGGATCAGGCTTGTATTCCTGAAGCTCCACACCGGCCTCTTCGGCCAGCTGGGCTATGGCTTCGCGAAACTCGAGGCCATTGATCCGACAGTAAAAATCGATCAGGTCGCCGGATGCATGGCACCCGAAACAATAAAAGAACCCGTCATGTTCATTGATAGTGAACGAGGGGGTCTTCTCCTGATGGAACGGACACAGACCTTTCCAGCGCCCGCTTACATGCCGCAACTCCATATAGCGCCGCGCCAAGTCTGCGAGGTTCAAACGGGCCTTGATTTCCCGAACTGCTGAATAGTCCCGACCGCTCATGTGAATACTCAAAAGGGTGCGCAAAAGCACACGCCGGTCTCATATTCCAACCGGCGGCGTGCAGCAGCCCGTGCTATCTGAAATCCACTATGGTCATTCCGTCGCCGCCCATATCCTCCGGTGCAAGCCGGAACTCGGAAACAGCTGGAAATTCGCGCAGCAACCGGTGCACTTCCTTACGGAGAATGCCGGTTCCGCGTCCATGAACAATCTCGACCTGTGATACACTGCCAAGCAAGGCTTTATCAAGAAAACGTGAGAGTTCACTTAATGCTACATCAGTACGCATTCCACGTAAGTCAAGTCTCAACGCAATATTTCTTTCAGCTTTGACCGTGGCGCCGGACACAACCGATGCCTTGGGGCCTGCAGAACCCTTTTCGTCAACAAGCGCAAGGTCTTTACCTTCCGCCCACATGGAAACACCGGAAAGATCAATCTTTACCCGATTGCGACGCCCGTCCACCTCTTCAACCACGCCGACCTTGTTCCAAGGCAGATACGAAAGGCGCT is drawn from Desulfovibrio mangrovi and contains these coding sequences:
- the ribB gene encoding 3,4-dihydroxy-2-butanone-4-phosphate synthase; protein product: MNQSLLSSFGTPFERVERALEALRNGQGVLVSDDEDRENEGDLIFSAEHLTQEQMAMLIRECSGIVCLCLTDEKVRQLKLPMMVEKNDSKHQTAFTVSIEAAEGVTTGVSAADRVRTIKAAASATAKPADLHRPGHVFPLRARDGGVLVRRGHTEATVDLMRLAGLEPCGVLCEVTNPDGSMARLPDIVELGKKYKMPVLTVEDVVQYRMEMERKAS
- a CDS encoding thermonuclease family protein, whose protein sequence is MKSISVLRLRVAYASTAVVRLLTLFFVCAFVAVSATDASAGDAGKEQQIRAVVRFVPDGDTLVLAHGEVVRLLGIDAPEMGKNGASDQFYAAKARALLASMVLGNIVIVRPSSPSKDRYGRTLAEVMLPGGENVNEILVSEGAAMVYYHDDLPEGYFNSLLALQRRALKIRIGMWQVLKSMNTGGALYVANRRSMRLFTPSCDGAGRIARKNRVEFSSIDEAFAFGYSPARHCGIWPDQ
- the rpoD gene encoding RNA polymerase sigma factor RpoD; translated protein: MGNIKDIQQIKTLIAKGKVSGFLTFDEVNKALPAEVNTPEQIEEIIGIFDQLDIAIVDTEKEGKAIAVTPSESDEDAGEVDIELTDDEDSADYATRSTDPVRMYLREMGAVPLLDRDGEVVIAKKIEMGEQDVLYALVEVPVAVEELIHVGDDLKENRIKLKDVVKTIEEDDPSEDELNQRERVIKLLDEIKSVYKKRKKIYLKLDECATLDKRVAGLQKEIISYKEEIVLRLRDIKLEKTLIDRIIETVEDYVRQMHNCQRDLSAYILSTGKTQADIQTLFSKLEEREINPVVAADELGLTVEELFSFKEMIMGKIEILKRLQEKCCHNVTDLEEVLWRIKRGNSAAMRAKQELIRSNLRLVVSIAKKYTNRGLQFLDLIQEGNIGLMKAVDKFEYQRGYKFSTYATWWIRQAITRAIADQARTIRIPVHMIETINKLIRTSRYLVQELGRDPTPEEIAERMDYPIDKVKKVLKIAKEPISLETPIGDEEDSSLGDFIEDKKAVAPAEEVVNTKLGEQIASVLADLTPREEQVLRKRFGIGEKSDHTLEEVGKLFNVTRERIRQIEAKALRKLRHPVRSQTLRSYYES
- the cimA gene encoding citramalate synthase: MKKIQIYDTTLRDGTQSEDINLNNEDKIKIALKLDELGVDFIEGGWPGSNPVDRAFFNEIQNYQLKNARIAAFGSTHHPNFLPENDPNLRSLLDSGASVCTIFGKTWNIHATEALRVPEERNLEIIHDSVAYLRSQGKPVFFDAEHFFDGYKSNPEYALAAIGKAFEAGAEVLVLCDTNGGTLPSEVSTIIAEVRKALPEANIGIHTHNDCEMAVANSIAAVQAGAVHIQGTMNGVGERCGNANLCSIIPVLELKCNGAYTTIPREKLQLITAASAYVSDVANLQPFSRQPFVGRSAFAHKGGIHASAVNRLAMLYEHVDPKEVGNRQRVLLTELAGRANIVSMARRFGFHLDKDEPVVKGLLNELKTRSSMGYDYAAAEASVELLLLKKLARRGVREFFNLVQFRVLEQKDSQGREPFSEASVMVEVEGITEHTAATGRGPVNALDNALRKALIGFYPRLNEMRLLDFKVRVMTATNPDGGGTASVVRVLIESGDHQSRWVTVGVSYNIIEASWQALVDSITYKLYKDEYEKRKNEQEA
- a CDS encoding GGDEF domain-containing protein — its product is MPLLDPQCNRATSCDFTQDGKFCEMLDKAGVPRDAKWRTLILYMRGLADYSYLSEMQKSQVQALLVDVLKQQDFSEERFSEVLMRDREILVAPYEQRLNAALQETVQLAEEFKRLMQRRKGDVKHLEARSVEAVTSGQDSAEIVSLLQATFREVINLMEQDMETLDQLSKTDALTGLNNRRAFDEVLERGIADWKDNNAPLALMMLDIDFFKDFNDEFGHRIGDQALTTVACLIRQSIAVFGSEGLEVHPCRYGGEEFAVILRGSSALIAEELASDIRKRMERYNFVIRDSNGDILRKGINITISSGIAEADPSWKGAYQENLIDAADKAMYYAKGAGRNRVAKCVPGVKSNTFVIVSGQ
- the dnaG gene encoding DNA primase gives rise to the protein MSGRDYSAVREIKARLNLADLARRYMELRHVSGRWKGLCPFHQEKTPSFTINEHDGFFYCFGCHASGDLIDFYCRINGLEFREAIAQLAEEAGVELQEYKPDPRVQQDRDVRRQCLRMYDIARNHFTACLQSPKGTQCREYIAGRSMAPQIVEAFELGWAPDEWHSLGDALQAEGVTPEQGVESGLLSRNDRGNIYDRFRGRLIFPIKDLAGRVIAFGGRIIVKDEAKEQAKYINSSDTPIYKKGEHLYGLFQARRAITAQKRALLTEGYMDVLTLHQFGYENACGVLGTALTPEQVKRLGGFCSSIDLIFDGDEAGRKAALKSCEMILSRGMQCRVVLMPDGEDVDSLLQGQGTEAFEQQLQAAPDGVDYCMSTVSQWAPREVLEWVTKFLDSLVQPELRSFYISRLASGLGLDEADLRSTMAPKRPAATRYGIENGPGWHPEAGGRTAGGPAYAQRQGGKPNRQYQNRQGDRQGWSGAQAQAPAGRSGGPAGNRGGARRQPSVPQPPAVKPSLAVPLEETVLLFLVRYPHLQSVLEEHGGRELLQSPWAERLWEAVLEYGTGDVAMYLSGKEKEFWIRNRVESSVPAEKEQEELRDVCEFLERNRRQQQGQSLVAAMRHMKQGGEPDADMEFLRVLKESLGRSNGEY